Part of the Bos taurus isolate L1 Dominette 01449 registration number 42190680 breed Hereford unplaced genomic scaffold, ARS-UCD2.0 Leftover_ScbfJmS_2420, whole genome shotgun sequence genome, taataatactgtattgtatatgtgaaagttcctgagagaatatatatatatttttttaaatttaattttattttttaagtttacaatattgtataggttttgccatatataaaaatgaatccgccacaggtatacatttgttccccatgctgaaccctcctccctcctccctccccataccatccctctgggtcgtcccaataaccctgtgtatgagacaacaaaagagacactgatgtatagaacagtcttttggctctgtgggagagggagagggtgggatgatttgggagaatatatacatttttaaagtgagGTATAGttgttgtgggcttccctggtgactcagatggcaaagaatctgcctgcaatgtaggagacctgggtttgatcacttagtcaggaagatctcctggagaagggaatggttacccactccagtgggtaattcttacttggagaattccatcgatagaggagcctggccggctaccgtccttagggtcaaaaagagttgaacaagactgagaaactaacactttcactttattatcaTAGATGATGTACAATATTTTATGTTTCAGGtacacaacaaagtgattcacaaTTTATGAAAGTTatgttccatttatagttattataaaatattggtataTCCCCTTTGTTTtgcagtatatccttgtagcttatctaTTTTAGACATATtagtttgcacctcttaatctTCTATCCCTGCCCTTACCCTCCCCCTTGCTGCTCTCCCCTGGTAACCACTgctagcttgttctctgtatctgtcagTCTGCTTCATCTCCctagtctgttttattttttaattctccatATAAACGGTattatacagcatttgtcttcctCTCTCTCACATATTTCAGTTAACATAATGCCTTCTAATCGATCCATTTTCTTGAAAATGGcaaaagttcattcttttttatgattgagtaatattccattgtgtgtgtgtgtggatcttttcaaattagtgggttttttttttttcatttgtagcaGTAATTTAAAgtaagttgagcgccgaagaattgatgcttttgaactgtgttgttggagaagactcctgagagtcccttggactgcaaggagatccaaccagtccattctaaaggagatcagtcctgggtgttctttggaaggaatgatgctaaagctgaaactccagtactttggccacttcatgtgaagagttgtctcattggaaaagactgtgacagaggatgagatggctggatggcatcaccgactcggatgtgagtctgagtgaactgcgggaattggtgatggacagggaggcccggcatgctgcacttcttggggtcgcaaagagtcacctgagcgacttaactgaactggaAGTTTATTCAAGCTTTAATGCAGGTTATTCTGACTTTAAGgtagcatcacatggcatacttctgagtacATTCCTGAAAAATTCTTTTgtacttatttctgttttataggtCTATGCAACGTCTGGCACTGGGGAGGCTATCATCTGGGTTctgatcacatagcagtgaacaaatggataccAGAACTTTAGAAATCATGAAAGCAAGAAACCACAGTGATCCTAGAGTAGCGAACCAAGTGTTGCCATTAGTTTTCATCTCTGGATGATAAATTCTGTTGCAAATGCAACCCAGGTAGTATGAACGGATAGTCTTTAAGGAAATGAATTGTCACAGAGAATAAACTGCCTTGATAtgtatgggttgccattcttttccgTAATTGTGATTTGCCCATGAAAtgtatcatccccaactggacctgcagaataTTGTCCTGGAGGGTCACTGGCCCCATCACTAAGTTCCTTAgtaatccatttcagcgccacAGTCTGTGCTTTTTGTCTGACTCCTCGCTGTCTCGGTCTGTGCTCAAAGGTCTGGCCAAAACTCCTGATTATCTGGTGGTGGGGAAGGACTGTCTCTTCATGTCACACTGGCTGTGCCAGTCACAGGTGCCTTCTTAATAAACAGGGAGGTTGGACTGGGGTGGGGTCACTGGCACAGAGTAGATGAGGCTGTAGGGGAAGGGGCGATGAGCAGTGGAAACCCTTAGACTCAGAAAAGCATCGAGTACCTGACGGAGACCATCCaaattagtgggttttttttttttccagatacacAACCAggcatgggattgctgggtcatgtgttAGTTCTGGTTTTAGATTTTGAGGACCCTCCTTACTGTTATCCATTGTAGCTGCACCAattgacattcccaccaacagtgtacaaatcTTGTCCACAtgctcaccaacatttgttatttctgttcCTTTTGAATGATACCCCTTCTGATAGATATAAgataatacctcattgtggtttaaatttgcattCATATGATGATTAACGATGTTAAACATCGTTTCATGTGcctctcagctatttgtatgtcttctttggaaaaatgtgtatttaagtCTTCCACCCAtatctttcttgattttttttaaactgttatatcaactgtttatatattttggatattaaccctttattgcTTACatcattggcaaatattttatcccatatAATAGgttggcttttcattttgttgatggtttcctttgctgtacaaaagcttttaactttaattacaacccatttatttatttttgcttttatttccctagCTTTAGGAGACAGAACCAAAAAAATAttgttatgatttatgtcaaagtgtgttcTGCTCATAttatcttctaagagttttatggtttccactCTTATAGCTAGGTCTTTAATCCCTTTTcagtttacttttgtatatagTTTTAGAGAATATACTGATCTCATTCTTTGAGAGCTACATGTCAAAGAATGAGATTAGAGCATAAATATAATTTGGTAATGTCAGAAAATTAAATGTGCTTTTATATTTGAGCCAGTAATTCAGTGTTTTCAGAAATTAACTCTGAAGAGACATGCACAACcatatgaaaatatgtaaatGCCTATGCACATGTTAATTGAGGGAACATGATATATCCACAGAGTGGAGTACTAcaaagctataaaaaggaatgagtacAATTTTGTAAACTAATATGGAGTGCTTCcatgatagatatagatatataaaagaaTGTGGGAGTCTGGAGCTAATGTCAATGATACCAAGTGCAGTGCCTTCCCATTCTGGTATGAAGAGGCTTTGAGAGCTGAAGAAGGAGAACCAGAGCCAGAGCTGCAGCCAGGGCTCTTATGGTGCCAGGGCCAGTGCACTTTCCGGAGCATGTCCAAATTTCCTCCTACCCCTAGTGAAGTCTGAGCAGATACTTCACATTGCATTTCAGGAAAGCAGGCAATCTTCCCACTAGCTGAGGGCCACGGTGGGGCTCATGGAAATTCAGCATATAAGGTATTTATTTGTGTTCCTATACAATATGCACAAATTggaggtttttcttttctctgtttttaaatgttgttCCTTTTAATTAAAGATGTGTTTAGCTTCAGAGTGCAAGTACACTAATGGCACAGCTCCGACATGTACTGCAGATTATCAAATTGAAAACTAAGAAATTTCGTATTACATAGCACAGACTGAAATTCTTGGATCATTTCTTGTCATTCGGAACAAGATAACATGATATTGGAATATGCATTTTTTtgtgaaaatggaaatttttccACAGTGAAGTCTGTGTGACTatcagatacagaaaaaaatcttaagaggTATTCACTTCTtcgtttgttttatttgtttagtcTTTCTTTGTAAAATTGAAGTTTATTTATCTGGATTGGCTTTGCTTATTTAAGAATGTGGGAGAAGTGAAATTCCAAAACACTGCTTTCTTGCACACTTGCACTATAGTTGTTCAAATATCAATTTAGCATCTGCTCTTTGGAAGGCTTCTGGGTGGTTTTGGGGatgctaagaaaaataaactcaagccCTTCTTATAGAATTCTAGAGTCTTAAGAGCAGCATTCAATAAAGTAGCTGGTGAACTGAGATCTAAGGGCCCAATAAAAATGAGGTGTAAGGAGGTGAGGGGATTGAGGGCTTCCTCATGAGGAGTCTAGTGTAAATACACTGAGGCAAGGCACTTGGAGACTTTAGGACAATAAAAGTCTGGCAGTGGAAAGTAGTTTTAAGTTAGGCTACAGGGCGAGCCCACCAGGGAGGCTGTGGAAACACTGAATAGGGGTCAGACCCTCAGATGGCGGGTCTCAAAGTTGAGAGACTTAAGCCTGGAATGGAAAACTACCCTGAACAATTGCTTTggaattatggggcttcccaggtggctcagtggtaaagaacccgcctgccaatgcaggagacatgggttcaatccctgggtcaggaagctgcccctggaggaggaaatggctacccaatccagtatttttgcctggagaatcccatggacagagcaatctGTTCAGTCCATAGGGTAGAAAAGGGTCACACCCGgcgagtgactaaacagcaacacgaGTAGACCAGAGAGAAATCCCCCCTGGGGAGGGGATGGAATGTGCCCTGTGCTCCTGTCCCAGTGCCGGTGAACACAGGGCACAACCTAGATGTCTCATGCACATCATCTCCAAGGAGATTCTGTGAAATAAAAGTAGTAGTAGAATGAACCCGGAAACTCAGAAGCAAGTGGGCTGACACTCTTTGCTGTGAGTTGTGGAAACAGAGCTCATTTTATTGAAAGGGCATTCCATTCAGCGTTTTTGGCTATGTTGATAATTCCACCAAAGTCTGTGAGGTGAGTCTATTTTAGGTGATGGTGTAATTGATGAAGATAGgggcttattttatttagttacttatttatttggctatgcttgGTCTTATCTTTGGCATGAAGGATCCTTGATCTTCCTTGCAGCCTGAgagttctttagttgcagcatgaggaatgtttcagttgtggcatataggatctttagttgtggattGTGAACTATTAGTTGCGGGgaagctgtggcatgtgggacctagtccTCTGATCAGCagtggaacccaggcctcctgcattgggagtgcagagtcttaacccctggaccactaaggaagtctcTAGGAGTTGTTCAGATGAAAGAGCAGCCGGGAAGGAAGACAGAATTAGTCTCAGAAGCAAATTTAGattctttgaattttttccaGTTAAAAAACTACCCCCTCACTCAAAATACGATCTAGTAGTGGAAATGAAAGATTCTTTCCAAACAGCATTTTGGACTGATTTGGTGTTTCATGTCCAAGAATGCCACAGATTCTCTGACATCTCCTGGATTTAAAAGATTCCTCAGGGTCGGTGGTATCCTCCAGGATGAAATTACTCATACTCATAGTAACATACTCATAGTAACATACTCATAGTAAAAACAGATATTGTGTAAAGTCTCAGTGTGGTCCAGGCCGTGTGCCAGGTGCTTTAGCTACATGCCACTAGCCCTACAAAAGCCACTTCACCTGAGGCTCCCCAAGTTTGGGGATGGACCCAAGTCCTCACAACTGATAAGAGACAGAGCTGGGACTAGACCGCTGGTCTGAATTTGTCCACAGCATGTACCCTTCCACTTGTCCTGGCCTGAGGTGCTAATGAGTCAGTTAATTCACTGTCTTCTAGCACTCAAACATGTATCTTGAGTGACAGAAAGAAGGACTCTGTGACGGAAACACTGGGATGGAATACATAGCTAATGCAATACAAACACCAAAATAATTAAGAGCTGTGAATAAAGGAGAGAAGGAGATAATGCTCAGTTAGCAAATGATCACCTGCATGTGCAAATTCAGACACCCTCAAGTGATTGAGGGCTTACAAGATTAATTGGCGCTATCCTTCTATGTAGAaggtaattttatttgttttaattaaaaatagttatttctattgattttttgactgctctgggtcttagttgtggcacttggaaTCTTTGTTGCCACGtgcaggctctttagttgtggaatGTGAGATTTTAGGTGTGGCACGAGAACTCTTAGTTGTTGGATGTgagatttttagttgtggcatgtgggatcatgttacctgactagggatcaaacaaaggacccctgcattgggagcgcataaccactggaccaacagggaggtGCTGAGAGTAAATTTAGAACTACCCTAaatctggtgactcagatggtaccgaatgcgcctgcaatgcgggagacctgggttcgatctctgggttgggcacAATCCCTGTGGAGGGCATgtaacacacttcagtattcttgcctggagaatctgcatcgacagaggagcctggcgagctacagtacatggggtcacaaagagtgggacatgactgagtgattaagcacacaccCTAAATCTGGCTGAAGAGCAGGAATATATCACCTCTATCTCTTTGACATCATAACATCTGTCCTGAGTCCCTTAATTTCTGCTGCGTTTTCCTAATTTTACATCACTTCTGGGACTGAGACCCATTTTCTCCAAGATTTGCTAGAGGGTAACTGCTCACTGTTTGTAGGAATATGCATTCCCCAGGAAGACTTTAATCAAGGGACAGAAGCTGATATGAGAACCTCCATGAAGGAGGACTGAGGAGACAATCACCCCTGAATATAGTGGTCACCCAAAGACTAAGAAGAGGAATCTTAGATCAGTAGAAGGAGCAGTCCCAGGCTGTGGTAGATGTAGTGAGGATGCTAAGCAATAGGAATCAGAAGGACTCAAATTGCATCCCCACTGTCTATTCTCAGAGGCCCTGATGGACTAGTATCACATGAGGATCATCCTGACTTCCAACTTGGAATTCTCAGGAGACTAGGACCTTGATGTAAGACAAGAAGCTTCATAAAACAGAGAGTGGAGTTACAGGATTCGTCATGGGTCAATGTGAGGGCCTGAAAGTGCACTCACAGTAGCACACACTAGGCCCTGGAAAATCACTGATGCTGTGGTCCCCAGGAAGCTCTGGGCACAGGTGTCAGGTTGATTTCAGCCTAGAAATCTTAGCGAGGTGAGACCTCTGTCTGATACAATCAGCCGCAGTTTCGCAGAGCGAGGGACCTGAATCCAAGGAGGACGTCACATGCGATGCTGAGTGTTAGCGGGGACCCCTGCAGAGGGAGCCGAACAGAATTCTGTAAATTCTTAGCCCTGAAGCCCATAGGAGCTACTTCTGAGTGGCCCGCTCATTCAACCTGTGTGATCTTAGGGAGGATTGAGTCTCCTTTAGCCATATCAGAAGCCAGATCTGCAGATGGGGGTGTCTTGACCATAACCGGACTTAAGGTGAGGACCATCAGTGCTAGTGAGAGGATCTCTCCCCCAACGAAGGAGGCTCACAGAGTGGCAAACCACCTGACAAGCAGAGATGCTCAGCCCAGTGCTGGCCTCCCACCACTAGGGACTTGGGAAGGCGAGGGCTTTGTTTGGGAgctggaagacttgggttcatGGGAGGGGGCATCCTGGGCTCCGATACACTGCACAAGGAGGACCCAAGGATGGATGAATATTGAGCTACCGGGTTCCTGTAGCACGCTGCCCCTGCTGTCATCACTGGGAGACCCCACGTAGGACCTTACGCAGCTCCCCTCCACTTCCGCTTTGAAATCCAGCAGATCGACCGGTAGCCGTGGCGACCCTATGGCGGAGACTTAGTGCTCAAGACTCGTCCAGAACCAAGGTGAGGACGTGAATGTAGCTCATGGGACTTTCCCAACCCTCCCAGTAATAAAAGTGAGCCATGCACATCCCACCCTTGTGATATGGCTCTTTTGAGTCCCTCAGGGCTATCGGCTGAATGTGGTCTAGAGTGTCTCAGGCTAAGGTGTTGGTCTCCGGGGGTAGGCCCAGATTCTACCCCCGGAGGAGCTCTAGGACCTAGATGAGGACCCTGAGGGCTGATGAGCAGACTTCGACACCACCAAGGGGACCACACTGAGCAGACCCCCTGTACTGGGCTCTAGGAGGCCCCAGGTAGAGCTGGCCAACTGTGGTGCCCCCTGGTGTCCACTGGAGGTAGTTTTGGGGAAGTGAGAGCCTTGCTGTAATGGAATAAACCCAGTTCAACAAAGGGAACTAGTCCGCAACAATATTAATGGCTGTGATGCTGAGTGAGGATGGGGTCTCCTCCCATAAGAAATGGAGTCACATAAGGCACCAGTCCTATTTTGAGGACTGGGAGAATCGGGCGTTTCGACATGACACTTCCTGGGACATCTCAGGGAAGTGAGAGACCAGGTCAGTGGGGGCAGCCTCAGGTTGACAAGGGCGGGTTTCAGGTGTCCTGGTGGATAGTGAGAACCTTGGGGGCTGTGGATGTTCCACACCGCGTCATTCGGACCACATCTCCCTGTCGTCATCCCTGGGAGACTTCAAGGATACATGTCGGTCCCCACTACGGGCTAATGGGGAAGTAAGGGTCTTGGTCTGAATGGAGTGGTCAGCAGAGGGAGAAACCTTAGACCCTGTCATGAGTCAAATGTAGAGCTTGGTTGCTTCTGTGtcgtggctattgtaaatagtgctgcagtgaagacgAGTACAAGTGTCTTTTTCCGTTactgtttcctcagggtatatgaccACTAGTGGGGTTGTTGGCTTacgtggtagttttattcctagtttttgtaagcagagtgaattaagtcagaaagaggaaagccaatatcatatattaatgcatatatatggaatccagaaagatggtactgatgaacctatttgcagggcagcctGGAGATACCCATATGGAGAACACATTCATGGacccagtgggggaaggagaaggaggggcagattgagagagtaacattgaaaaCGTACACATTATCATAtggaaaatagataaccagtagGAAGTAGTTTTATGACCAGGGAgttcaaagccagtgctctgtaaTAACTTAAGAGGGTGTGacgtgggagggagtttcaagatggaggagacataagatatacctatgactgattcatattgatgtgtggcagaaactggTACactattataaattaatattgtaataatataaaaaataattttattttcaaaaagacatATAGGAGAAACCAgaagcaaaaaaatattttagacctTGAATTGGGATCTTGTGAGGGTCCACAGGGACATCAACCTGCCTACACCAGATTTTGTTCTCAGGAGACCGTGTTTGGTAAGATAAGGTCATCTTCACTTCCTGATTTTGGGACATGGAGTGATTGGATTTTACTATCAAGCAGTCATCACTTCAGGAGAAAGTTGAGCTTCTCTACCAGGAGCCCAATTGAATAACCTGAGTGAGGACTCAGTACATCCATCCCAACCCTCAGATTTCAGCCCAGGAAATCTCAGGGATGGCCTGTGAGGCTGAGCACCTTCTTTACTGTTTTATATGAAGTCTACGGGAGGGGAAATGTCTAGTATGAAGGTGCAGACACCAGTCCACAAATGGATAATGGTGCCCAACGTTTTAAGGAGCCAAGGTAAGGACCTTGAATGATGATCCCAGTGAACTCAGgatagaaaagaccctaatgaacTCTCAGCACTGGTTATATATCTCCTGGCAGGGAGGTGGACTGGGGCATCCCTTCACTTACCTCTGGATCATGGGGAAGTCTAAAGTGTCTACATCAGAGTAGCGGAGGGAAGGGTGCCAAGGCTCCTCCAGGACTTGACGTGATAATACTGAAGTAGAACTTAGAAAACCCCACTGCTGGCACCTGCTGTCACCTGAGTAAATCcagaggagggctgagaggatgCAGAGGAAAAGTAAGGCCTCTGTTCTTCCTCTGTGGGATTCTGTGGGAacgtgggagggagtttcaagatggaggagacataagatatacctatggctgattcatattgatgtgtggcagaaactggTACactattataaattaatattgtaatattgcaaaaaataattttattttcaaaaagacatATGGGAGAAACCAGAAGCAAAAAAATACTTTAGACCTTGAATTGGGATCTTGTGGGGGTCCACAGGGACGTCAACCTGCCTGCACCAGATTTTGTTCTCAGGAGACCGTGAATGGTCTGAGCAGGAAaacaggagccttgtgggttcTTAGAGCAGTGTCCTCAAGGACACCTGCAGAGGCAGCCTTTGATTAAGCCAAGGTAGAGTCTCCCTGTTTTAAGGTGCTCATGTCACCTCATTCTCCATCCTCCAGGTGCCCCAGTCTCCTGTGTATTGGCCCAGACTCCTGCCTGTGGTCCCTGACCACAGCCATCATGCCTTGTGGGCAGAAGAGTAAGCACTGTGCTCGTGAGAAATGTCCCCAAGCCCGAGCTGAGACCCAGGGTCTTCATGATCAGGCTACCACATCTGGGGGAGAAGAGACCACCTCTTCCTCCCCTCCTGATTCAGAAAGTGCTCTCTCAAGCTTGTCTGCTGCTGGCACCTCCAAGGGGCCTCCGGGAGCCCAAGGCACCACCAGTGCTGCTGCAGGTGCTATACGCAAaagatgtggtggtggtggcgcAGCATGCTCAAGATCTGGTGTAGGTGCTGAGGGCCAAGTTCAGGAAGGTGAAAATTCCTCCCAGGCCTCAGCTGCTGCTGAGAGCTCTCACACAGATCTTCTGACCAGGAAGGCAGAGCTATTGGTGCAATACATGCTGTATAAGTATAAGATGAGGGAACGCATTAAGAGGTCTGAAATGCTGCAGGAAATCAACAGAAGGTACAAGGAACGATTCCCTGAGATCCTTAGCAGGGCCTCCGAGCGCATGGAGCTGGTGTTTGGCCTGGTGCTGAAGGAAGTCAGGCCCAACAGTCACTGCTATACCCTG contains:
- the MAGEB4 gene encoding melanoma antigen family B, 4 (The RefSeq protein has 1 substitution compared to this genomic sequence), whose product is MPCGQKSKHCAREKCPQARAETQGLHDQATTSGGEETTSSSPPDSESALSSLSAAGTSKGPPGAQGTTSAAAGAIRKRCGGGGAACSRSGVGAEGQVQEGENSSQASAAAESSHTDLLTRKAELLVQYMLYKYKMRERIKRSEMLQEINRRYKERFPEILSRASERMELVFGLVLKEVRPNSHCYTLVSNLDLSDTECMRGDLGLPKNGLLMPLLGVIYLNGNHAPEEKIWKFLNLLGIYDGRSHFIIGEPRKLITEDLVREEYLEYRQVPGSDPPRYEFLWGPKALTETSKTKVLQFLAKVKDSVHPALQPQYEEAWREEVESTGARGAARAGTSASTRPGAAASAAAGRSASATAHPRAASSHSSCA